The Clostridia bacterium genome includes a window with the following:
- a CDS encoding phage tail tube protein, translating into MPYEPQHVDVRNLVLSPHKQGAYGTALLDAKLTQHISFDAGAEGTIGKEWYTDADKAGKGHVFPTQRKVVKQDTGFKFPFELNDFIAGWLGAWGMGKVVVVGPSPYTHTFTFDTTSNIVAVTTVYVEDGGGIKTKYPDLAIAEFELSGAETGPVTGSATLMGSGRFTEVAIAALPPLTNEQLLLGSDTDILLGAPGAPASIKERVRQWSVKVSQGLEIHRAPGHGLYATFTKRGIPRVSVSLVIAMPAADDIRSLYLADTLQELQINTNSGAAAQCNLKFPGLYLSACALGMNGTERVYQVESDENAVIKNGVNDYFQMVVTNSTPAFLVV; encoded by the coding sequence ATGCCGTACGAGCCGCAACATGTTGATGTCCGTAACCTGGTCCTGAGCCCACACAAACAAGGGGCGTATGGCACCGCATTGCTGGACGCAAAACTCACACAGCACATTTCTTTCGACGCCGGCGCGGAAGGTACGATCGGCAAGGAGTGGTACACCGACGCCGACAAGGCCGGCAAAGGCCACGTCTTCCCAACGCAGCGCAAGGTTGTCAAACAAGACACCGGCTTCAAGTTTCCGTTCGAGTTGAACGATTTCATTGCTGGTTGGCTTGGTGCATGGGGCATGGGCAAGGTAGTTGTTGTTGGCCCTTCTCCCTATACGCACACATTCACCTTCGACACCACGTCAAACATCGTTGCAGTCACGACCGTGTACGTCGAGGACGGCGGCGGCATCAAGACTAAGTATCCCGATCTAGCGATTGCTGAATTTGAGTTGAGTGGAGCGGAAACAGGTCCTGTAACGGGCTCGGCGACGCTGATGGGAAGCGGTCGCTTCACCGAGGTTGCAATTGCCGCACTCCCGCCCCTCACAAATGAACAACTGTTGCTCGGAAGCGACACGGACATTCTGTTGGGCGCTCCGGGCGCACCGGCGTCAATTAAGGAACGTGTGCGCCAGTGGAGCGTGAAGGTATCGCAGGGATTGGAGATTCATCGCGCGCCTGGTCACGGTCTGTACGCCACGTTCACAAAGCGCGGCATTCCGCGCGTGAGCGTGAGCCTGGTCATCGCCATGCCGGCCGCTGACGACATCCGCTCTCTGTACCTCGCCGACACGCTGCAGGAGCTACAGATCAACACTAACTCTGGCGCGGCGGCGCAGTGCAATCTCAAATTTCCGGGCCTGTATCTATCGGCGTGCGCACTTGGCATGAACGGAACTGAGCGGGTATACCAAGTTGAAAGCGACGAGAACGCGGTGATTAAGAACGGGGTCAACGACTACTTCCAAATGGTCGTGACCAACAGCACCCCAGCTTTCCTGGTCGTGTAA